Below is a genomic region from Vairimorpha necatrix chromosome 1, complete sequence.
ATAAATGGATACAAGATTTGCATCAAATTAGTATGCAGTTTCACgtaaaaattcttaaaataataaattttgtctAACAATACCATAAATGTATCTCTTAAATCctaattataataagttTTTATGTTATCGGCGCGGTTCTTGCATCCTTAAAATTCTACTGCCTTATAGATACTTTGACAATGACTACACTATTGCATAGTGTAGAAGCCGCCATTGAAAGCAACGACTCTACCACTTTAGATTCTCTTATTTAGAGAATGATAATTGTTAATAGATAAGACAAAGGAAATTATCGAATTATTTGTCATTGTCATAATCTATCATGTCGTGATTTCAAAAATCAGCAGAATCTATTATTATGCcgattaaaaatattttatatgcccttattaatataaaaaaatattataatttagtttttttccaaagttgtttatttaaatctatCTGGGCCGAGTTGGGGTGCAtcaataaatctaaaatttttatttagacCGGAAATGAATTTTACATCTTCTTGAGATATTTCAAATAAGTCTccattttctttaatatgttGCTCACTTGTGCTCTTAGGAATTACAAGGatgttttttgaaattaGATAACTTAATAGAATTTGTGAAACAGacttattatatttttttgaaagatttataatttctttgtcttctttgagattatattttttcttgtcTGTTCCTCCCAATGATGAATAGCTTACAAcattgatattatttttatgacaAAAGTCTActaaattttcttgtgTAAGATATGGATGTAATTCAATTTGATTGATAGCTGGTTTGATTTTGCACtcctttaatattttcccAAGATTGTATTCTCCGTAATTTGCTACACCAATGGATTTTGTCATTCCCTTTTCTACTaatttttccattttttgCCACAATCCGA
It encodes:
- a CDS encoding aldose reductase — encoded protein: MFEKKVKLNSGYEMPVVGLGTWMITDKDKIETSVRSAIKCGYRHIDTAFIYGNEKYIGETLKKIFDEGLIKREELFITSKLWCNYHDNPEKGLQKTLNDLQLDYIDLYLIHLPVKFRTNNNFESSADDKGNNVLDKFDCIGLWQKMEKLVEKGMTKSIGVANYGEYNLGKILKECKIKPAINQIELHPYLTQENLVDFCHKNNINVVSYSSLGGTDKKKYNLKEDKEIINLSKKYNKSVSQILLSYLISKNILVIPKSTSEQHIKENGDLFEISQEDVKFISGLNKNFRFIDAPQLGPDRFK